The sequence CTTTCCCTAATTTTGCTTTGGAGAACCAACCCCTTCTAGATCACGTGGAGTGAGCACACACCCATTTCCAGGGGAAGCCCCTGGACCCAGGCTGAGCCATCAGAAGCATCCACTTCCCAGCACCACAGAGATTTGAACCGGGAAAGGAAGTGACTCCTATCACCCCTGGAAAGAGCAGCCTTGGCACTTTTGCTGCAAATATGGAAGAAAAGGTGCTTTTTTCTCCTGCTAGGACTAGGGTGGTAATAACTTCTAAGGGGTTATCATAAGGAAACAGCCTGGCTGAAAATGAAGCCACAGTTGGAAGTCAGGTCCTGATAACCCTAAATGATGGATCTAGCCATGCCTTAACTAGAAATACCCCTACGTTTTTTGACCAAGCAAACAGAGTCCTTTTTACTTAAGCCAATTTGAATGGGTTTTGTCACTTGCAGCTAAAAGAATCCTGACTAACAATGTGACAACACTAAAAATAAACATGAGCAGGCGCTTTACAGACTGGATGGATTTTTCTCCtcatatacattatctcatttaatcctcacaattcaGGAAAGCAGTAACTATTAGTATTAAATTAatactcattatttttaaaagcatactatgTGGAAGAGGGGCAGGGATTGACAGAAGAGGGGTCAACTTGAAATATggtggccagggaaggcctcATTTACATGGGAGAAAAGTAGGGTTGACATATCTCAGGGACCTCAATTACTCaaatattcatcaaatgaaaaattaaacagTCTACAGGCATACCACATTTTACTGTGCTTCACTTTACTGTGCTTCCCATATagtgggagttttttttttttccacaaactGAAGGTTTGTGACAACCCTGTGCAAAACAAGTTTATCAGTGCcattttttccaacagcatgtgctcagtGTATATCGTTCTTTTAGATGTAATGCTATTGCACTTAGTAGACTACAATTTAATGTAAACATACTTTACATGCACCAAGATACCAGAAAATTCGTGTGGCTTGCTTTATTGTGATGCTCTGGAAATGAGCCCAtaatatctccaaggtatgcctgtatagCAAAGCCAGGAGGTGGTCCTAACACTGTTCCCTGAATGGTGAATTAGGGGGCTCTTGCAGTAGCTCAGGCCAGagacagtgaaccccaaacaggcAGCCCTATGAGAATGGTTTGAACAACAGTCTGCAGAGTCAAGACAGATGTGGGGTACCCGGAGTTTTCCCATCTGCTGTGTGCAGCTATTGTCACTGGGATAGGGAAGGTGGGAAGGGGCACAGTTTGGGAGGAAGTGAGGAAGACAAAGCCTGGGTCAAACATGCCTGCAGTAATATAAGCAAGGAAGTCCAGCAGGTCTTCAGAAGACAAGTCTGGGCCTGAGAGAGGATGAGACTGGAAATATGAGATGGAGACTCATCGGCTCATAGAGGCAGTTCAAGCCTGGGCACTGTGTGTGATAGCCACAGTCATGACAGGAAAAAAGGACAAAGGCGCTGGTGACCaccttcctctctctgtctgatCTCTGTCCTTCTTGCAAGTGCCATGAAGCAAGACTCCCCCGTCCCCATCTCTCGCTTTGGGATGCAACCCAACCGGATGTGTGTGGAAGCACCTGGAGGGCTTGGACGCTGGCGAGCACGACGCTGCTTCTCGGCGGACTATGTGCTCCACGGAACCTCGACCGTTAAGAGCTCCCGGTCTCGGCTGTGATACTAAATCTAGTCTCATTATTCAAATATCACCTCTTAGATTAGTTCTTGCTCTAACATTAGGTGTAGACACAGCTGACAATGCTTTCTGGGGATGTTTCAAAAAGACCTgagttgaaaaaatatttttgtgtcattttcatttaaagtaaaaCTACTGCCTCTTCCTTCCGTCTCTTCCTCGTTGCTTCTCTCCTGGGCCACAGAGTGACCAGGGCTGGCCTTAGAACCGAGGCGGCAGCGGATGTGAGGTTCCCCGCACTTACTCAGAAAACAGCTGTCAACTCCAAGTCTCCAGAAACAAAGGAGGCCTCCAAGCAGAAAGGTAAAGCTGCTGGGGATCTCTGGGCGGCGTTGCCAGAGCGGAGCGGAGGACAGAGCATGTCCTAGGGGGCAGCAGACCCCGTCGCCGAGGCCGGGGACCAGGCAGGTGCGGCTCAGCGCGCGGCCCCTCGTCTTTCCTTATCCCAGGGCTTCGCAGAGTACGCCAGGTTCAAGGTCGCCAGGTTCAAGGTCGCCCGGCGGGGTCCCTGCACCCCAGTGCGCAGCATCCTGCCCCTGCTTGCGGCCCAGGACCCGCGCTTTTGCTAAGGATTTGGCCCTCCCACCCTGCCTGGCTAAGCACCGCTACCCACCCCCTACCCCCGCGTGCATCCATCCCTCCTTCCCCGCCTTCCCAGGCTGCGAAGCACCCTTTCTAGTGCACACAGACGCAGCCCCTTTCTTCCCGGACACTCCGCAAAACtggattttcactttcactttaatgactgcgtgtgtgtgtgtgtgtgtgtgaagtccCAAAGTCTACCCGTTAGGGTAAAAAATACCCTTGGAAAAGCGCCCCTAAACCAATTAGGCGTCTCCACTCAAGGCAAAGATGTGCGGGTAAACGTGAATAAAGCATGCTGTAAGGTACACGTGAACAAAGGACACAGAGGcaaaatgtgaaattttaagTACAAAAGAGAAATGTGGTCAGGTAAACAAGCCTGAGTGCGACGCCAGCGTCCCCACGCCTGCCTCGCACGCTTAACTGCAAAGGGCGCGCAGGCGGGCCTCGCGAGCAGCGAATCCTGCGCGCCCGGCTCAGCGCCTGGCACTCCGCCTGCATAAAGGAACCATCTACCTGAACAAATGAACCGACGGAGGCAAGAATGAGCGCTCGAGCCGACGCTTCGCGGCCGCGTGCAGGACAGAAAGGAGCGGGAACCCGGACCCCACGGGCTCCACCGCGACACGCGGGCCTAGACTCCCAGCCCGCGGCGCTCTCCTCCGCTCCACGGGCACCTCGCCCGCaggccgccgcccgcgccccgccgcccgcgccgcccgcgccgcccgcgcaCGCGCCCGGCAGCCCCGCGGCCAGCCGAGCCCTCGCGCCACGGTCTGCCTCGCGCGCCTGCTGCCCCTCGCGCCTGCGCCCGCTGGGGGGCGCTCCCCTCCCGCCCCGCTCGTCCACACGCGGACGCCACTGGGCGTCCCGCCAATCTCCCCGGACCGTGGGCCCGCGCGCCCCCTCCTACCTGAGAGCTGGAAGGGAGGCAGGCGAAAAGGGCCGAGGGGGGGCTGCACAGGCCCGGGCTTTAGGCGAGAGCCGGGAGAGCTAGCGGCTCCGGCAGACCGTCCGGGCACGGGCACGCGCACGCGCGCTCCCGCCCCCGCTCCCTCAGTCGACTCCGGGCCAGAGCCCAACCCAGCTGCGGCGCGCCGCCCGCCAGGCCTCGCCTAATAACAACTGCGCCCTAGGTCAGGTGGCCGCGCGCGGACAGCGCCGCCATTGGCCGAGCGGGGAGCGCGGCGCGTCGGGATTGGCCGGAGGGCGGAGCCTCGGCCTGTGCGGGGGCGGGGCTGCGGAGGGAGGCGGGCCGGGAAgcagcgggggcggggccaggccgcGGTCCGCGCCTTTGTGCCCGGTGCGCGCTCTCCGCCGGCTCCGGCTGCAGCGCCGGCTGCATCAATAATTCAGAGCGGCAGCAGCGGCGGGTGCGGGCAGGAGGCGGCGGCAACAGCGGGCACCCGGCGGCAGCGGCTATGCATCCAAGTGCGGCTAGACAGCCGCGGCACCCCTGAGGCCCGGGCGGGGATCCGGGAGCATCGCGTCAGGGGACGCTTGCCCGGGAGCGCTAGCAGAGCGGTGGTGTCCAGAAGCGGCGTCGGCGGAGCTGCGCCCGGAGCTGAGGAGGGGATTTTGGagctgggctggggaggggggccgGTTGGCGCAGGCAgcccccggggcggggggcggggtgggCGCCGGCGCCGCGATGCTGGGCGTCGTGGAGCTGCTACTGCTGGGGGCGGCATGGCTGGCAGGCCCGGCCCGCGGGCAGAACGAGACGGAGCCCATCGTGCTGGAGGGCAAGTGCCTGGTGGTGTGCGACTCCAACCCCACGTCCGACCCCACGGGCACGGCTCTGGGCATCTCCGTTCGCTCTGGCAGCGCCAAGGTGGCTTTCTCTGCCATCAGGAGCACCAACCACGAGCCGTCCGAGATGAGTAATCGCACCATGATCATCTACTTCGACCAGGTGAGTGCTCCTGTCTCCCTGCCAGGCAGCtcgggggtggggtgagggaggagggctgaTGCCCGATCCTCTCCCAGGGCTCTGCGGAGGTGCGAGGATAAGAGTCCGGGACTGAGCCCTGCCCACTCCCCTCCGTTCCCGTCTCGTTATAGGTACTAGTGAACATCGGGAACAACTTTGATTCAGAACGCAGCACTTTCATCGCCCCGCGCAAAGGGATCTACAGTTTTAACTTCCACGTGGTAAAAGTCTACAACAGACAGACCATCCAGGTCAGCCGCCGCCCCGAGGCCAGGCTCCAGCCCCAGTAGGGGTCTTTTTTAGCTGCAGGGGTGCGCGGGCTTTATGGGGGTGGGAGAAGTGGCTGCTGCATGTGCCCAGGGCTGCTTGGAGGGAAGAATGGCGGGCTTCACGGTTCTGTGGCTTCACTGCTTCCCCTGTCGCTGATTCTTGGGAACCAGCCGCCTCCCTAGAATTTCCTGCCTCCGCCCTCTGAGCCCCTCCGAAGAGGTCCCCCACTTCCTACGGAACTCTAGGGACTTCTATCGCGTTTGCTGTTGGCATCACAGACAGCTCATGCTCTTGGAAGTCAGGGCGACGGCCCActcccctgccttcagcaccacGGACAGGACCGCAGAAGTCATCAGCACCACGGACAGGGGTCCCGGCGTCCCGTTGGGGAAAGACTCCGAGTTTTTAAAAGACGAGCTTCCACCCCTGGCGGGTGAGGCAGAGAGAAGGGAGGGCCTGGTGCCACTCCCTCCCGGCTGCAGCCAGCCCTGGCCGGCTCTTCAGGACCCCCGAAGGTCTCCCGGTTTCTGTTAGTTTGAGACAGAAGGCGGAACGCGCCTCTGGGGAAAGGGCGCCCGGCTGTTGGCTGCCGATGCCATCGCAAGGGCAAATCCAAGCGGTGGCGGTCGCGGGTGGatctggggcggggagggaatcTCGGGTTTGGAGATGAAGCACAGAGTGCAGCTCCGCGAGCGATTTCTAATTCGCCAGAAGCCCTACCCCGCCTCCACTGTGTCCTAAGGTGGAGAGGCAGCTGGGAGCGGGAGGAGCcagaatttttgttgttgttattctattattattttttccctgtgGGGCGCTGGAGCAGCGTTGCCTGAATTTCTCTTTGAGGCTGGGGGAGACAGGAGAAAGGCGGAAAGTCCACCTGCGGGCTCATTAAACTGGATAAAAGAGCACAGTCGGGAGCCGCTTGGCGGGCTCTGCTTGAGAAACCAGTCTGAGGACGACTCTTGTTTTGGGGGTCAGACCTTTCCTCTCGCCCAGATGTGCCATCTTCCGTCCCCACTGAAATCTCAGCAGATGAGTAGCAAAGCCCCTTGCTCTTACTCTACCTTCCCTCCACTACCCACTGCTTCCGGGCCTTTTCTGCTCTTGTTCCAGCAGCGGGGTTCGCGTCTTCACTGCTGCTTCCGAACCTCTGAGCTGGCCTTTCTCTTTCTCAGGTGAGCCTCATGTTAAACGGGTGGCCCGTGATTTCAGCCTTCGCTGGTGACCAGGACGTGACCCGGGAGGCCGCCAGCAACGGAGTCCTAATCCAGATGGAGAAAGGCGACCGAGCATACCTCAAGCTGGAGCGAGGGAACTTGATGGGGGGCTGGAAATACTCGACCTTTTCTGGATTCCTCGTGTTTCCCCTCTGACTGGCTGCTCGCCAgaatggaggcagggagaggccaAGACAGGAGAAAGGCAGGAGGGGGAGTGAGAAAGAGGCTGCAATTTAGAGCGCGAGAAAACCCTACATGTTCCTCAGCTGTATTCGGGTAAAAGGCGCGCGCCGGCGGTAGGACaactttgtccatttcctctttaGGAGAAGTAAATTCCGCTTAGTTTAGCGCCCTTCCATCTCCAAAAATAAACTCGCCTCTCCCAGTCCAGTTGAGTAATCAAGAAAGAGGCAGCCTCGTCATTGTTTCTTATCCCCACGTTCATGGTCCCTACATTTTCCTTAAAAGAAACTGTATTTCACCATATaatgtgaaatatttttctccccttttcccttccgaATTCTTCCACCTGCTGATATCTAAtatgccccctcccccccttttttcggTTTGGAGAGGGGGTAAATTTTTTTGGATGGGGTAGTTTTAATTTGACAAGTGTTAAACTTCTTAAAACACCCCGAAGATACTTTGTATCCTCGGCTGCTTGGTAGCAGAGAAAGGACTCACCTTAATGGTGACtggtttaaa is a genomic window of Dasypus novemcinctus isolate mDasNov1 chromosome 18, mDasNov1.1.hap2, whole genome shotgun sequence containing:
- the CBLN1 gene encoding cerebellin-1, producing the protein MLGVVELLLLGAAWLAGPARGQNETEPIVLEGKCLVVCDSNPTSDPTGTALGISVRSGSAKVAFSAIRSTNHEPSEMSNRTMIIYFDQVLVNIGNNFDSERSTFIAPRKGIYSFNFHVVKVYNRQTIQVSLMLNGWPVISAFAGDQDVTREAASNGVLIQMEKGDRAYLKLERGNLMGGWKYSTFSGFLVFPL